In the Pedobacter cryoconitis genome, AAAATAATCCTCCTCACTGGATACCTCAAAATATTGCTCTGTAATTGGTGAACCGACTTCATTGCAAATTGATTTAAAAAGATCAAGGGGATTGGCAGAAGTATTTTTAACAATACATCCAAATTTGTCTTTGTGTAAATTTTCGGCTACTGATGTGGAAATGGAGGCGACGTAGTCATGTCGCAGTTCCTTATTCTGGAGATCAATGATATGCATAATTGTTAAATTTAATTGTTTAAATAGGTAGGTAGTTTTAGATTTTTTTCTGGTTTACATTTCTCTTTATTTGCTATTTATATTCTTAAAAGTTATTTGTTAATCATTAAATGCAAGATTAAATACTATTTCTTGATATTCCAAAGAATATTTCACCTATTAGTGAATAGTGCAACTTGCTTATACTGATACTTATCGAATGCTAAATTCTTAAATTTATTTGCACGAAAATCAAAATAATTCAGAATAGAGCAAATAGGAGTAAGAATCTATCAACAGCGGTGAGAATAGCCTATGAAAGATGCTGATGTTAAATGGAAAAGGAAATTTACTGAAGAATGGAGCGGGGGAGATTTTATAGCCTATTTTTTAGCCTTGGTATAGCTCCATTCAACAAGCTGGTGAAGGCTTTTGATAATTCTTTTTTGATCGGGCAGTTCATTAATGTCCAGGCCGCAAAATGTACTGCCATTTGACTTTGCGTGTAAAACCAGGTAATAAATCCCCCCAATTAAAAGGGCCTGGATAGCTCTTATATCTACATCGGTCCCTCCGAAATGCGGATCGGTAAGTTTAAAAAGTTCGTTGCCTAAAATCTCTCTGGCATCAGCTATTTCCCGCATCAGTGCGTTCTTCTCACTGATTTCCCAAAGAATAACTTTCTGCATTTCTTCAGCATCAAGGAAAAAGTTAAACTGGTCAACTAAGATCTGACTGGCAAGCTCCTGACCAAAATTGCCTTGATTGGCTTCAATTAACCCTTGTATACCTTCCGAAAAAGCACTCCAATAATCTTTCTGCCGTACATAGGTTTCTACAAGCTTGTCAACATTCTCGAAATACAGATAGATAAGTTTCTTGTCAGCTTTGGCTTTAGCGGCAATATTATTCACCCCCAAACCCTTATAACCTTCAGTCTTTATAATTTCACCAACGGCATTCAGTAATTTCAGTCTGGTTTTTTCTTTATTTCTTATCGGTCCTTCGGTAACTTTTCTGACCATCTTATACGCTTTGTCCTACAATATCAAGTTTTTGATTTACAAATTCAAACGCATTCAGGGCTTTATCTAATTGTTCCCTCGTATGGGTTGCCATTAAACTCATCCGTATCCGGGCATCTTTTTTTGCTACAGCAGGATACAATATTGGATTTGTATAGATACCAGCCTTCAGTAATAACTTGCCAGCATCACCGGTTTTATGAGGATCACCGATTTTAACAGGGACTATAGCAGATGCAGTTGTCCCCGTATCTATTCCTATATCCTGAAGCCCTTTCTTGAAATAATTGATATTTTCCCAGAGCTTTAATTGCCAATGCGGTTCTTCATCAATTAATTCAATCGCTTTAATGATACCTGCTGCTGCAGGTGTGCTCGTGGCTGAGAAAATCTGCTGCCTGGACTGAAATTTAAGAAAATTGATCAGGTCAGGATTTGCAATCACATAACCGCCGATATTTGCGAATGTCTTGCTGAAAGTTCCGGAAATAATATCGACCTCCTGTAATAAATCATGTTGCTCCAGGGCCCCCCTTCCGGTCGCACCCAGCACTCCGATCCCATGGGCATCGTCTACCATTACATAAGCACCATACTGCCTGGCCAATCCGATAATTTCCCTTAAAGGTGCAAGATCGCCATCCTGAGAATAAACACCATCAACAATTACCAATTTAGTTCTGTACTGAGATCTGGCAGCTTTTAAAATTCGTTCCAGAGACTCCATATGGTTATGAAGAAATGTTTTTGTATTCGTTAATATGCAACCCTCATAGATACTGGAATGCACAGCCATATCCACTATTGCCAAATCTTCTTTCTGTAACAGGCTCATTAAAGTAGCACTATTAGCCGTATAACCGGTGGTATAGATTACTGATGAATCTTTGCTCCGCTTAAAGAAAGCAGCAATTTTCTCTTCTAAAATCTCATGATAAGAAAAATGTCCACCAATTAACGGTGATGCTCCTGCACCAGTACCGAAGTCTGATATTCCCTGAATAGCAGCCGCTTTTACTTTTGGATGCTGCGTAAAACCCAGGTAATCATTAGAGACAAAGCTCACATAATCAAAACCATCCTCATGTATTGAAGTTTTTACACGCATTTCCGGACCGCAGCCTGAGAAATTCTGAAGACGGTAATTCATATGGCCATTGTCTTTCATGTATTGAAGGAAATCGCCGAAAACAGCTGCTCTATCATACATATCATGGCCTTCAATGTTCTCGAAATTTTTAAAAGTAGCAGTAGTGAAATCCATTTTCATGGCTATTTAAGATTGAGAGGTGAGCGAAAATAATTTAATACAATGCTAGTTAACGTTATTCAAGTTTGCAAATAAATTTCACGTTATATTGAATGATGATGATTTGTCTATATTTACAGCGTGAAAAAGGCATGTTTATACGTACTATTTCCAATTCTTTTTCTGAATACCTCTTTCTCCGAAGTATTCAAACTGCCTCATCTTGTCTCACATTTTCAACAGCACCACCAACAAAACAGTCAGGTTGGGATTATCGATTTCTTATCCATGCATTATTTTGGGGAAGATTTAAACGATAATGATGATGAAGAGGACATGAAACTGCCATTTAAAAAGATCAGTAGCCAGGGACATATTTCTCAAGCTATTTCTTTTTCAAAAACTATTCAATTTAAACAACACTATATCTTTTTGGTAGAAGCCCCTGTTAAACCCGGGCAACACTGGCTGTGCAATCCTGCACTCGACAATTTATTCAGGCCACCCAGAGTATAAATTCTTCTTTTAAAATTCCGCAGAAGCCATTTAACCGGCTTTAATTAGTGTGCCATAGAAAAAATGTCTCTATAGCACTGACGTATTCCTGTTTTTTAAAATAATTAGAAATTATGCTTAACCTGATTATTAGCTTTTCTATAAAGAATAAGCTGATCATTGGTCTTTTTGTACTCGCGCTAATTGGCTGGGGTACTTATGAGGTCACCAAATTACCTATAGATGCACTTCCCGATATTACAGACAACCAGGTCCAGGTGATTACTGTATCACCCTCTCTTGGTGCACCAGATATCGAAAGATTAATTACATTTCCTATTGAACAAGCCTGCAGCAGTATCTCTGGTCTTAAACAAATCAGAAGTTTTTCTCGTTTTGGACTTTCCCTGGTTACTATTGTATTCGATGAAGAGACCGATGTTTACTGGGCAAGGCAACAGATCAGTGAGAAATTACAACAAGTTCAACAAGAGATTCCTGCCGGTGCAGGATCTCCTCAAATGGCTCCTGTTTCAACCGGACTGGGCGAAATTTATCAATATGTGGTCAGACCACTCAAAGGGTATGAAGCGCAGTACGATGCTACAGAACTCCGGACCATTCAAGACTGGATTGTACGCCGCCAGCTTTTAGGAACCCCCGGTATCGCGGAAGTGTCCAGTTTCGGTGGTAAACTCAAACAATATGAAATTGCTGTGCGTCAGGAACAATTAAAAGCCCATAATCTTACCATTGCTGATGTATTTGAAGCGCTGGAAAGAAACAATGAAAATACCGGTGGCGCTTATATTGAAAAAGGTCCTACCGTGTTATACATCAGAAGTGAAGGATTAACCGCTACAACGCAGGATATTCAGCAGATCGTTGTCAAAACATTAGAGAATGGTACCCCTTTACTGATGAAAGATGTTGCGACTGTTCAGTACGGAGCTGCAATCAGGTACGGCGCAATGACCTATAATGATCAGGGAGAGGTTGCCGGTGCCGTGGTCATGATGCTGAAAGGAGAAAATTCTTCAGTAGTCGTTAAAAGAGTTAAAGATAAGATTGCTGAAATACAGAAAATGCTGCCAAAAGGAGTAGTTATTGAACCTTTTCTGGATCGGACTAAAATGGTGGATAACGCTATTCATACTGTAGAAACCAACTTATTAGAAGGTGCATTGATTGTTATTTTTGTTCTCGTATTCTTTTTAGGTAACCTCAGAGCAGGGCTTATTGTATCGTCAGTTATTCCGCTTTCGATGTTATTTGCAATTATTCTCATGAATAAATTTGGCGTTGGCGGCAATCTGATGTCATTGGGAGCCATAGATTTCGGACTGATTGTCGATGGGTCTGTTATCGTTGTAGAAGCAATATTACACCGTTTTTCGCATTCCAAACAATTCAGAAAAGCAGGACATATCAATCAGGATGAGATGGATAAAGAAGTAGGTAAATCTACTGGCTCCATGATTAAATCGGCCGTTTTCAGCCAGATCATTATTCTGATCGTTTATTTACCAATCCTCTCTCTCGAAGGCATTGAAGGAAAGATGTTTAAACC is a window encoding:
- a CDS encoding TetR/AcrR family transcriptional regulator, which translates into the protein MVRKVTEGPIRNKEKTRLKLLNAVGEIIKTEGYKGLGVNNIAAKAKADKKLIYLYFENVDKLVETYVRQKDYWSAFSEGIQGLIEANQGNFGQELASQILVDQFNFFLDAEEMQKVILWEISEKNALMREIADAREILGNELFKLTDPHFGGTDVDIRAIQALLIGGIYYLVLHAKSNGSTFCGLDINELPDQKRIIKSLHQLVEWSYTKAKK
- a CDS encoding aminotransferase class I/II-fold pyridoxal phosphate-dependent enzyme, whose amino-acid sequence is MDFTTATFKNFENIEGHDMYDRAAVFGDFLQYMKDNGHMNYRLQNFSGCGPEMRVKTSIHEDGFDYVSFVSNDYLGFTQHPKVKAAAIQGISDFGTGAGASPLIGGHFSYHEILEEKIAAFFKRSKDSSVIYTTGYTANSATLMSLLQKEDLAIVDMAVHSSIYEGCILTNTKTFLHNHMESLERILKAARSQYRTKLVIVDGVYSQDGDLAPLREIIGLARQYGAYVMVDDAHGIGVLGATGRGALEQHDLLQEVDIISGTFSKTFANIGGYVIANPDLINFLKFQSRQQIFSATSTPAAAGIIKAIELIDEEPHWQLKLWENINYFKKGLQDIGIDTGTTASAIVPVKIGDPHKTGDAGKLLLKAGIYTNPILYPAVAKKDARIRMSLMATHTREQLDKALNAFEFVNQKLDIVGQSV